A section of the Kribbella sp. HUAS MG21 genome encodes:
- a CDS encoding ROK family transcriptional regulator yields MNATRPAPGSQTSLREANRERVLGVVRQHGPLTQVEIAAASGLSAATVSNMVRELDQAGMVGLSRSIRNGRRAVLVSLASGGGLLAGVAFGERDVRVAVANGSREVLAQQLMPLQADHVADEGMERAARLLADLAETVSSGVEDISAIGFGLPMPVDAVSGEAGSDAVLPGWRGVNVADAMSGYLRAPVALDNTANLAALGELKAGALRGVRNGCYLKFSYGVGAGIVINGDVFRGSAGTAGEIGHVTIDENGPICRCGNRGCLDTFVGSRALISSLAASHGPLRLKDIVTRALGGDLGCRRVIEDAGRRVGVAVAGVVNLLNPEVIVVGGLMAEAGELILDPLREALDRCAIPSAAATVELRAAELGDQADIVGAIHRASVLSHTNISIS; encoded by the coding sequence ATGAACGCAACCCGCCCTGCGCCGGGCTCGCAGACTTCGCTGCGCGAAGCCAACCGTGAGCGCGTTCTGGGGGTCGTCCGCCAGCACGGCCCGCTCACCCAGGTCGAGATCGCGGCCGCCTCCGGCCTCTCCGCCGCCACCGTGTCGAACATGGTGCGCGAGCTGGACCAGGCCGGCATGGTCGGCCTCTCTCGCAGCATCCGCAACGGCCGCCGCGCCGTCCTGGTCTCGCTCGCGTCCGGCGGCGGGCTGCTGGCCGGCGTCGCGTTCGGCGAGCGCGACGTCCGGGTCGCGGTGGCGAACGGTTCTCGCGAGGTCCTCGCCCAGCAACTGATGCCGCTGCAGGCCGACCACGTCGCCGACGAGGGCATGGAACGCGCCGCCCGGCTGCTCGCCGACCTGGCCGAGACGGTCAGCTCCGGCGTCGAGGACATCTCCGCGATCGGGTTCGGGCTGCCGATGCCCGTCGACGCGGTCAGCGGCGAGGCGGGATCCGACGCGGTGCTGCCCGGCTGGCGCGGAGTGAACGTCGCCGACGCGATGTCCGGCTACCTGCGCGCCCCGGTCGCGCTCGACAACACCGCCAACCTGGCCGCCCTCGGCGAACTCAAAGCCGGTGCGCTGCGCGGCGTCCGCAACGGCTGCTACCTGAAGTTCTCGTACGGCGTGGGCGCGGGCATCGTGATCAACGGCGACGTGTTCCGCGGTTCGGCGGGTACGGCGGGCGAGATCGGGCACGTCACGATCGACGAGAACGGCCCGATCTGCCGCTGCGGGAACCGCGGCTGCCTGGACACGTTCGTCGGCTCCCGGGCGCTGATCAGCAGCCTGGCCGCGTCGCACGGACCGCTGCGGCTGAAGGACATCGTGACCCGCGCGCTCGGCGGCGACCTCGGCTGCCGGCGGGTGATCGAGGACGCCGGCCGCCGGGTCGGCGTCGCCGTGGCCGGGGTGGTGAACCTGCTCAATCCCGAGGTGATCGTGGTCGGCGGCCTGATGGCCGAGGCCGGTGAGCTCATCCTCGACCCGCTTCGCGAAGCGCTCGACCGGTGCGCGATCCCGAGCGCCGCCGCGACCGTCGAACTGCGCGCCGCGGAGCTCGGCGACCAGGCCGACATCGTCGGCGCGATCCACCGCGCGTCGGTGCTGAGTCACACCAATATCTCTATTTCTTGA
- a CDS encoding substrate-binding domain-containing protein, with protein sequence MSLSPTRLVGLGIAVSALAVSLVACGSDDSGNGSGSGSGSAKKIALLLPESKTTRYEALDRPLFTEALKAACGNCELIYSNADQDAAKQQQQAEAALTQGANVLVLDPVDGKAAAAVVNSAKAQSVPVVAYDRFIENADYYVSFENEAVGKLQAQTLVDTLKKAGKTSGNLAMINGSPTDPNAADFKKGAHSVLDGSGFKIAAEFDTPDWSPDKAQAWMEGQLSAIKNGLVGVYAANDGTAGGAIAALKGGGVQPLPPVTGQDSELAAIQRIVAGDQAMTIYKAVKPQAEAAAKGAVALANGGKPESTTEKNGVASTILDPVAVTKDNIKDTVVKDNIYKVADICTASFAAACTAAGLSTN encoded by the coding sequence ATGTCCTTATCCCCAACCCGTCTCGTCGGCCTCGGCATCGCGGTCTCGGCCCTCGCCGTCTCCCTGGTGGCCTGTGGCTCCGACGACTCCGGGAACGGCTCAGGCAGCGGCTCAGGCAGCGCGAAGAAGATCGCGCTGTTGCTGCCGGAGTCCAAGACCACCCGCTACGAGGCGCTCGACCGGCCGCTGTTCACCGAGGCGCTGAAGGCGGCCTGCGGCAACTGCGAACTGATCTACAGCAACGCCGACCAGGACGCCGCGAAGCAACAGCAGCAGGCCGAGGCCGCGCTCACCCAGGGCGCGAACGTGCTGGTCCTCGACCCGGTCGACGGCAAGGCCGCCGCCGCGGTGGTGAACTCCGCGAAGGCGCAGAGCGTGCCGGTGGTCGCGTACGACCGGTTCATCGAGAACGCCGACTACTACGTCTCGTTCGAGAACGAGGCCGTCGGCAAGCTCCAGGCGCAGACCCTGGTCGACACCCTGAAGAAGGCCGGCAAGACGTCGGGCAACCTGGCGATGATCAACGGCTCGCCGACCGACCCGAACGCCGCCGACTTCAAGAAGGGCGCGCACAGCGTGCTCGACGGCAGCGGCTTCAAGATCGCCGCCGAGTTCGACACCCCGGACTGGAGCCCGGACAAGGCGCAGGCCTGGATGGAAGGCCAGCTCAGCGCGATCAAGAACGGGCTGGTCGGGGTGTACGCCGCCAACGACGGCACCGCGGGCGGCGCGATCGCGGCGCTCAAGGGCGGTGGCGTGCAGCCGCTGCCGCCGGTCACCGGGCAGGACTCGGAGCTGGCCGCGATCCAGCGGATCGTCGCCGGCGACCAGGCGATGACCATCTACAAGGCGGTCAAGCCGCAGGCCGAGGCCGCCGCCAAGGGCGCGGTCGCGCTGGCGAACGGCGGCAAGCCGGAATCCACCACCGAGAAGAACGGCGTCGCGTCGACGATCCTCGACCCGGTCGCGGTGACCAAGGACAACATCAAGGACACCGTGGTCAAGGACAACATCTACAAGGTCGCCGACATCTGCACCGCGTCCTTCGCCGCCGCCTGCACCGCCGCAGGCCTGAGCACCAACTGA
- a CDS encoding ATP-binding cassette domain-containing protein, translating to MTVTPPATPAPPDVGAGTVLTLQGISKRFGAVQALKNIELDVRAGEVLALVGDNGAGKSTLVKTIAGVYTADDGTMVFDGRPVRVGSPAEAQQLGIATVFQDLALCDNLDVVANLYLGRELRKGRMLDEVEMERQSWELLRQLSAKIPSVRIPVASLSGGQRQTVAIARSLLGRPKVVMLDEPTAALGVAQTAEVLNLVERLRERGLAVILISHNMADVMAVADRVAVLRLGRNNGVFVVSETRTQDIIAAITGATDNAVSERAARRSREES from the coding sequence GTGACTGTGACCCCACCCGCGACCCCGGCTCCGCCCGACGTCGGCGCCGGCACGGTGCTGACGCTGCAGGGAATCTCCAAGCGGTTCGGCGCCGTGCAGGCGCTGAAGAACATCGAGCTGGACGTACGGGCCGGTGAGGTGCTGGCACTGGTCGGCGACAACGGCGCCGGCAAGTCGACGCTGGTGAAGACCATCGCCGGCGTCTACACCGCCGACGACGGGACGATGGTCTTCGACGGCCGCCCGGTCCGGGTCGGCAGCCCCGCCGAGGCGCAGCAGCTCGGTATCGCCACCGTGTTCCAGGACCTGGCGCTGTGCGACAACCTGGACGTGGTCGCGAACCTGTACCTCGGCCGCGAGCTGCGGAAGGGCCGGATGCTCGACGAGGTCGAGATGGAGCGGCAGTCCTGGGAGCTGCTCCGCCAGCTGTCCGCGAAGATCCCGTCGGTCCGGATCCCGGTGGCCAGCCTGTCCGGCGGCCAGCGGCAGACCGTCGCGATCGCGCGCAGCCTGCTCGGCCGGCCGAAGGTCGTGATGCTGGACGAGCCGACGGCCGCGCTCGGCGTGGCTCAGACCGCCGAGGTGCTCAACCTGGTCGAGCGGCTGCGCGAACGCGGCCTCGCGGTGATCCTGATCAGCCACAACATGGCCGACGTGATGGCGGTCGCCGACCGGGTCGCCGTACTGCGCCTCGGCCGCAACAACGGCGTCTTCGTGGTCAGCGAGACCCGGACGCAGGACATCATCGCCGCCATCACCGGCGCCACCGACAACGCCGTCTCCGAACGCGCCGCGCGCCGGAGCCGGGAGGAATCATGA
- a CDS encoding sugar ABC transporter permease, whose protein sequence is MSVQDSAQLPADLQDERLIATSGVGGAISAFTARLRSGDLGSVPVVVGLVIIWAVFQIANSSFLSSRNLVNLTLQTTSVGVIALGIVLVLLLGEIDLSVGSVSGVAAALVGVTFVNGGWPIVLSLVAGVALGVLIGLFYGLLYTRFGVPSFVITLAGLLGFLGLQLLVLGKDGTINLPYDSALVGFATRSFLSPALAYALVALVVVAYTLSRLQGRGARAAAGLSAAPTSVIALKAAGLAVVLLIPVVVLNGDRGVSSMFLLFLALVVVTDLAVRRTRWGRAVFAVGGNVEAARRAGINVRMIYLTVFAACTTFAAVGGILAAARLVAVGQASGGTDVNLNAIASAVIGGTSLFGGRGSAYSALLGALVITSISNGLALLSLDSNVRYIVTAGVLLIAVTIDSLSRRSRQAHGRA, encoded by the coding sequence ATGAGCGTACAAGACTCGGCCCAGCTTCCGGCCGACCTGCAGGACGAGCGCCTGATCGCGACCAGCGGGGTCGGCGGCGCCATCTCGGCCTTCACCGCCCGGCTGCGATCCGGCGACCTGGGCTCGGTCCCGGTGGTCGTCGGCCTGGTGATCATCTGGGCGGTCTTCCAGATCGCGAACAGCTCGTTCCTGTCCAGCCGCAACCTGGTCAACCTCACCCTGCAGACCACGTCGGTCGGTGTGATTGCCCTGGGCATCGTTCTGGTCCTGCTGCTCGGCGAGATCGACCTGTCGGTCGGCTCGGTCAGCGGCGTGGCGGCCGCGCTGGTCGGCGTCACGTTCGTGAACGGCGGCTGGCCGATCGTGCTCTCCCTGGTCGCGGGTGTCGCGCTCGGCGTGCTGATCGGGCTGTTCTACGGCCTGCTCTACACGCGTTTCGGCGTACCGAGCTTCGTCATCACGCTCGCCGGCCTGCTCGGGTTCCTCGGCCTGCAACTGCTGGTGCTCGGCAAGGACGGCACGATCAACCTGCCGTACGACTCCGCGCTGGTCGGCTTCGCGACCCGCAGCTTCCTCTCCCCCGCGCTGGCCTACGCGCTGGTCGCGCTCGTCGTGGTCGCGTACACGCTGAGCCGCCTGCAGGGCCGCGGCGCGCGGGCCGCCGCCGGGCTGTCCGCCGCGCCGACCTCGGTGATCGCGCTGAAGGCCGCCGGGCTCGCGGTGGTGCTGCTGATCCCCGTCGTGGTGCTGAACGGCGACCGCGGCGTCTCGTCGATGTTCCTGCTGTTCCTCGCCCTGGTGGTGGTCACCGACCTCGCCGTCCGGCGGACCCGCTGGGGCCGCGCGGTGTTCGCGGTCGGCGGCAACGTGGAGGCGGCGCGCCGGGCGGGTATCAACGTGCGGATGATCTACCTGACGGTCTTCGCGGCCTGCACCACGTTCGCCGCGGTCGGCGGCATCCTGGCCGCCGCCCGGCTGGTCGCGGTCGGCCAGGCCAGCGGCGGGACGGACGTGAACCTGAACGCGATCGCGTCGGCCGTCATCGGCGGCACCAGCCTGTTCGGCGGCCGCGGTTCGGCGTACTCCGCACTGCTCGGCGCGCTGGTGATCACGTCGATCTCCAACGGTCTCGCGCTGCTCAGCCTGGACTCCAACGTGCGCTACATCGTCACCGCGGGCGTCCTGCTGATCGCCGTCACGATCGACTCGTTGAGCCGCCGCAGCAGGCAGGCCCACGGCCGCGCCTGA